The Nonlabens sp. Hel1_33_55 genome contains the following window.
CCGTATCAAAATAAATTGTAAAGGGGTTTATTTGAAAGTGGAATAGATGATCAACTATGTAGGGTATGTTGAGAGTCTTTCCACTTTTTATTTGTCTTAGAATTAGTTCGCTTTCGCGAAAGCGAAATCATCCAAAAACCTATTTAACCTTAAATGGCTCGGTCATTTGCCTACCTAGATCGTTGGGAAAATTCTCATCGCCCTCAAAACCGAGTTCTAAGTCTGGATCGTGATAAGGAACATGAGCAGTTCCGAAAAGATAGTCCCAAATACTTAGAGATAATCCATAGTTCATCCCATATTTATGGTCAGCTGGGAGCTCCTTGGCGTGATGCCATAGGTGCATTTTTGGATTATTGAGAACATATTTGAACGGCCCATAATCCCAAGCGAGATTTGCGTGATTTAAATGACCAATGAGAACGCCCAGCATATGTACAATGAAAAACTCCTCGATGCCAAATCCAATCATCGCCAGCGGTATATATTGTAGAGACTTGTAAAGTATGGTTTCCATAAAATGAAACCTAAAATGTGCTGCAAATCCCATTTCCTTGACACTGTGATGAACTTTATGAAATTCCCATAAGAAAGGAACCCTATGCAATAATCTATGCACATTCCACTGGATGAAATCTGCTATAATGAACATGACTAAAAGTTGAGACCAGAAAGGCCAACTGCCAATTTCAAAAGCCACAATATTCTCCATTCCTATGGAATTGAGCACATCATTAAAAGCCTTAACAGCAACATTGGAAACGGCATTATATCCTACCAGTGAAAACAAAAAGAAATTGAACACTAGATAAAAAAGGTCCAACCAAAAATCTCTACGCAGTATCTTCTGATTTTTGCGCCACGGCAGCCAGATCTCCAGCATAAAAACTAAAAAAGACAAACCCAACAGCCAGTAGAAATAATTATTCGACGCGGGCTCGCTTATCTCTCTCCATAGATAGTTTGCATAATCAGTAAACGAGTTGAGAAAAAGATCTAGGTATTCTTTCATTGCTTCTTAAGTCGCTCAAAAATACAGAGGTTTACAAGGATTTGAACCATTTTGATACTGCTTCATCAACCTTTACTATTTTTGAGGGTATCTAGATTAAGACTTATGAAAAACTTCATTCTCATCATTTTTTGCGTAGTGCTTGTGACAAGCTGCAAGCTAACTCAGGAAAACAGTACAGTTACAAGCGAGCTAAGTCAAAAACATTTAGATTGGAATGCCGCTAACGTTTACTTCCTGTTGACAGATCGGTTTAATAATGGTGACACAACTAATGATAACATCGTTCCAAGAGATGAGCAAACAGCTACCTTACGAGGTTTTGAAGGTGGCGACTTTGCAGGTATCCAGCAGAAAATTGATGACAATTATTTTACAGATTTAGGTGTTAATGCCATCTGGTTGACGCCCATTTTTGAACAGGTGCGTGGTGGCGTTGATGAAGGTACAGGCTTTACCTATGCCTATCATGGTTATTGGGCAAAAGACTGGACGGCAGTAGAGCCAGCCTATGGAAAAATGGAGGAATTCAAGGAACTTGTAAAAGCAGCTCACGACAAAAACATAAGAATATTATTGGATGTAGTCATAAATCACACGGGACCAGTAACAGATCAAGATCCACAGTGGCCTGATGAATGGGTAAGAACAGGCCCAACTTGCACCTATCAGGATCAGGAAACTGCCGTAAGCTGCACGTTAACTAATAATTTGCCAGATGTGAGAACGGACAGCACCACAGAGGTGGAACTGCCGCAGATGCTAGTTGAGAAATGGAAGGAAGAAGGTAGGTACGAGAATGAAGTTGAAGAATTGGATGCTTTTTTTCAATCTTCAGGACTTCCTAGAACACCAGTCAATTACATCATAAAATGGGTGACAGACTATGCTCGAGAAACTGGAGTGGACGGCTTCAGAATTGATACCGTTAAGCATGTTGAAGAAGACGTGTGGACGACATTTATAGAGCAATCCAGAATCGCCTACAACGACTGGAAGAAAAATCATCCTGAAGAAATGATTCATGATGATGAGTTCTTCATATTGGGAGAATTATACGGATACTATGCTGTTGGCGGTCGAGATTATTACTATAATGAAACCCCAGTGGATTACTTTGATTCTGGCTATGATGCGATGATCAATTTTGGTTTTAAGGAAGATGCTAGAAAAGACTACAAATCTCTATTCACTTCGTATCAGGCCATAAAGGATAGCTTACAATTATCTGATCAGGCAGATCCAGTTACGTTTATGAATTACGTTAGTTCGCACGATGACGGTCAACCGTTGGATCCCTTGCGCCAAAACTCATTAGAAACCGGAACGAAACTTTTGCTGACACCAGGAATTTCACAGATTTACTATGGTGATGAATCGGCGAGAGTGCTTAAAGCAGAAAATGCTAGTGGAGATGCTAACCTGCGAACCAATATGAATTGGGATTCTATGGATCTACAGACGTTGAATCACTGGCAAAAGTTGGGGCAATTCCGTAGGGATCATCCAGCGGTTGGAGCTGGAAAAGGTTATTCATTGACATTTGAAGGAAAGGGATATATTTCTGCGCGATTGTATGAAAAGAATGGTTTTAAGGATGATATCATCATTGGAGTTGGCCTTGAAGATGGAAAAAGAAGTATAGATGTTTCTAAGGTATTCAAAAATCAAAACCAACTGCGCAATGCCTACACGGGCGACATACTAGATGTTGAGAATGGTAGAGTAGAGGTGCTCGCAAAAAATGGTGTAGTGTTGATCGAGCCTATGATTTAAAACATGTTTGTTGTATAGTTCGCTTTCGCGAAAGCGAACTTCAAGAAATTCTTACTGCTGTTAACACATTTTGGCAGTATCTAAATAAAATTGGAATATAGTTGGCTATTGTACATTAGAAAGCTCAATATCTTTATAATAAAAAGCTATGAGCACAAATAATTTATCCAACAACGAAGCACAGAAAAAATATAAAAAACTTGCTGAAAGTATTGATTTTGCAATGATGGTTACGCACTTAGATCAAACGCCATTGCACGCAATACCTATGAGTACAAAGCGTGTTGACGATAATGGAACTACTTATTTCTTAAGTAATGCAGACAGTGAGCATAATTCAAATATTGAATCAGATAGTAGATGCCAATTGCTGTATGCAGAAAAGCATTCCATGGAATTCTTAAGTGTTTACGGTAAGGCAAAAATATCAAGAGATACAGCACTTATCCATGATCTTTATGGAAGTGCTGATGATAACTGGTTTGAGGGAAAAGATGATCCCAATATCACCGTAATTACTTTTCATCCAGAAGAAGGTCAGTATTGGGATTCTAAATCCAATGCTTTAGTGAGCTTATTTAAGATGGGTTATGGTGCTATAACTGGTGAAAAGCAAGACATAGGAGAGACGGGAAGTTTAAATCAACTGTAATATGAATATTTTTGAAGCCTTGCGCGAGGATCATGAGATCCAGAGAACCTTGATTGATAAATTAGTCAAAACCTCTGGAGACAATGAGTTGAGGCGTAATATGTTTGATAAACTTAAGCATGAACTTGAAATCCATGCAGATGCAGAAGAACGTCATTTCTATGTTTCTTTGATTGAAGCAGATTTAACTCAAGAAAAAGCGAGACACAGTATTGCAGAGCATCATGAAATGGATGAGCTAGTTGAAAAACTTGAGGAAACGGATATGAGTAGTCCTGCATGGCTCACTTACATGAAGCAATTAGCTGAAAAAGTAGAGCATCATCTTGATGAAGAAGAACAAGAGGTATTCCAGCTTGCTGGAAAAGCTTTAAAGGAAAAGGAGAAAACTCAGCTTGCCAAAGATTATCAGAAAGCTATCAAAGAAAATAGATAGTTATGTCAGATTACGATAAAGAAGAAATTTGGAAAGAGTTTCAAACAAAGCAGAACATGACTTCTAAGGAATTGGAAAAATGGCTGGATACAGAGGAAAGTAAAAATGCAGGTAAGGAAATGGATAATGGTGAAACCGTTGGACATTCCAGAGGTCGCAGTATTCTTGAGATTAAGGAAAAGAACAAATCTGATTTCACGAAAACTAATTGGGATAAAATCAATGAAGCTGTTGGGTATTATCATCAAAATCTGAATGATTCTCAAAAACCCAAAAACGACGTTGAAAATAGTGCTTGGTATTTTGCCCTAAAAAAAGGGGACATGACGCGTTAAAATAGATTTATAGAAAAGTATAAAGTAATAGCCCGATCCATTGGATCGGGCTATTTATTTATGGTAACCTTGTTTTAAAACTTGGGATGCAATAGTTAGAATTAGATTCCTAGTGCTTGACCGCCACCAACTTGGATAGTCTCGGCGGTTAAGAATCCAGCATCTTTACTAGCTAGGAAAGAAACAACTCCAGCAACATCTTCTGGTTGTCCTAATCTTCCTAACATGATATTGTTTGCCCATGAAGCAAAAACTTCAGGCTTCGTTGACTTGATCTGTGCGTGAAAAGGAGTATCGATCGTACCTGGCGAGACTGCGTTTACACGTATTCCATATTCTGCTAGGTCTTTTGCTAATGCTCTGGTAATGGCGTGCACACCTGCTTTAGAAGTACCGTAAATTCCAGCTCCTGGTCCACCTGCATTCCATCCAGCATTAGAGGTATAATTGATGATTGTTGGATCCTCTCCTTTTTTAAGGAATGGAATGGCTGCTCTAGAAGCAAAAAATACAGAGTCCAAATTAAGAGCCGTCACAGATCTATAAAATTCTGTTGTCATTTCTTCAAAACGTGAACGGCCACCTAGACCACCTGCAATATTGACTAGCACATCGATCTTGCCATATGTCTCGCCTATGTTCTTTATGTTTTCAGATACAGCATCGTGCTTAGTCACATCAAATCCTACGTATTCTGCTTTGATACCATCTGCTTTAAGTTCTGAAACGCGCTCAGCACCTACTTGATCATTAATTCCGTTAAGAATCACAGTGTAACCGTCATTTCCTAGTCTTTTT
Protein-coding sequences here:
- a CDS encoding sterol desaturase family protein translates to MKEYLDLFLNSFTDYANYLWREISEPASNNYFYWLLGLSFLVFMLEIWLPWRKNQKILRRDFWLDLFYLVFNFFLFSLVGYNAVSNVAVKAFNDVLNSIGMENIVAFEIGSWPFWSQLLVMFIIADFIQWNVHRLLHRVPFLWEFHKVHHSVKEMGFAAHFRFHFMETILYKSLQYIPLAMIGFGIEEFFIVHMLGVLIGHLNHANLAWDYGPFKYVLNNPKMHLWHHAKELPADHKYGMNYGLSLSIWDYLFGTAHVPYHDPDLELGFEGDENFPNDLGRQMTEPFKVK
- a CDS encoding alpha-amylase family glycosyl hydrolase, with the translated sequence MKNFILIIFCVVLVTSCKLTQENSTVTSELSQKHLDWNAANVYFLLTDRFNNGDTTNDNIVPRDEQTATLRGFEGGDFAGIQQKIDDNYFTDLGVNAIWLTPIFEQVRGGVDEGTGFTYAYHGYWAKDWTAVEPAYGKMEEFKELVKAAHDKNIRILLDVVINHTGPVTDQDPQWPDEWVRTGPTCTYQDQETAVSCTLTNNLPDVRTDSTTEVELPQMLVEKWKEEGRYENEVEELDAFFQSSGLPRTPVNYIIKWVTDYARETGVDGFRIDTVKHVEEDVWTTFIEQSRIAYNDWKKNHPEEMIHDDEFFILGELYGYYAVGGRDYYYNETPVDYFDSGYDAMINFGFKEDARKDYKSLFTSYQAIKDSLQLSDQADPVTFMNYVSSHDDGQPLDPLRQNSLETGTKLLLTPGISQIYYGDESARVLKAENASGDANLRTNMNWDSMDLQTLNHWQKLGQFRRDHPAVGAGKGYSLTFEGKGYISARLYEKNGFKDDIIIGVGLEDGKRSIDVSKVFKNQNQLRNAYTGDILDVENGRVEVLAKNGVVLIEPMI
- a CDS encoding pyridoxamine 5'-phosphate oxidase family protein; protein product: MSTNNLSNNEAQKKYKKLAESIDFAMMVTHLDQTPLHAIPMSTKRVDDNGTTYFLSNADSEHNSNIESDSRCQLLYAEKHSMEFLSVYGKAKISRDTALIHDLYGSADDNWFEGKDDPNITVITFHPEEGQYWDSKSNALVSLFKMGYGAITGEKQDIGETGSLNQL
- a CDS encoding hemerythrin domain-containing protein, with amino-acid sequence MNIFEALREDHEIQRTLIDKLVKTSGDNELRRNMFDKLKHELEIHADAEERHFYVSLIEADLTQEKARHSIAEHHEMDELVEKLEETDMSSPAWLTYMKQLAEKVEHHLDEEEQEVFQLAGKALKEKEKTQLAKDYQKAIKENR
- a CDS encoding DUF3140 domain-containing protein, yielding MSDYDKEEIWKEFQTKQNMTSKELEKWLDTEESKNAGKEMDNGETVGHSRGRSILEIKEKNKSDFTKTNWDKINEAVGYYHQNLNDSQKPKNDVENSAWYFALKKGDMTR
- a CDS encoding SDR family NAD(P)-dependent oxidoreductase is translated as MAIIIGAIGGIGFALAKRLGNDGYTVILNGINDQVGAERVSELKADGIKAEYVGFDVTKHDAVSENIKNIGETYGKIDVLVNIAGGLGGRSRFEEMTTEFYRSVTALNLDSVFFASRAAIPFLKKGEDPTIINYTSNAGWNAGGPGAGIYGTSKAGVHAITRALAKDLAEYGIRVNAVSPGTIDTPFHAQIKSTKPEVFASWANNIMLGRLGQPEDVAGVVSFLASKDAGFLTAETIQVGGGQALGI